Below is a genomic region from Bordetella pertussis 18323.
CCGAGCCGATGCCATGAAATCCTGGCTACACCACTACAACTGGCATCGACCCCACCAAGGCATCGGGCGCGCTGTACCCATCTCCAGACTCAACCTGGACGAATACAACCTATTGACAGTTCACAGGTAGCCTGCCAAGACGGACGGTATCTGTCCCCGCAGGGACAGCCAGCGCCGGCGACGGGCTACTTCCACGCCTCCTCGCGCTGCTTGACCAGCGCGGTAAGGGTCTGGTTGACCGGGGCCTGGATGCCGGCGCGGGCCGCCTGCCTGGGGATGGCGCCGTTGATGTAGTCGATTTCGCTGACGCGCCGCTGTTCGTGGTCCAGCATGACCGACGGCTTGGCGCCGCGGATGCGTTCGCCGAATGCGCGCACATGCGCAACCGGGTCTTCCACGGCGACCGGCACGCCCAGCGCGCGCGCGACGTTCCAGGCTTCGGTGGCGGCGGCCTGGCTGACCGCGCTGGCATGCGGAGCATCCAGCACTTCGCCGATGGTCAGGCCGGTCAGCGTGCACGGCGCGCTGTAGGCGACGTTGCAGATCAGCTTTTCCCATTGCATGGCCGGCAGGTTGTCGACCGCCTGCGCGTTGAAGCCCGCGCCGCGCCACACTTCGGCGATGCCATCCAGCTTCTCGGCGCCGAGGCCGGCGTAGGCGCCCATGCGCACCGCCGACATGCCGTTGTGGTGGACATGGGCCCGGACCGCTCAGCGAGGCGCCGAAGGCCGCCGCGATGCCCACGGCCAGGCGCTCGGCGCCGATGGCCTCGGCCACGCTGTCGGCGCTGCCCAGGCCGTTCTGGATGGTCAGCACCAGGGTGTCGGGACCGAGCATGGCGCGCGCCTGCGCCGCGGCGCTGCCGGCCTGGGCCGCCTTGACCGCGATGATGATCAGGTCCACGGGTTCGGCCGGGGCCTCCCGGTAGGCCCGCAGGCGCGCCACGCGGTCGCCGCTGGCGCCTTCGACGCGCAGGCCCTGTTCGGACATGGCCTGGACGTGTTCGGCCCAGCGGTCGACGGCGATGACCTCATGGCCGTTGGCCGCCAGCAGGCCGGCGTACACCGAGCCCATCGCACCGCATCCCATAATTGCAATCTTCATGATTTCTTCCTTACGCCTTGCCGTGCGCCAGTACGGAGATGTACGGCGCCAATTCTTGTTTCTGTTCCAGCCCGAAGCCCGGCGCGTCGGTCGGCCGCACCTGGCCTGCGCCCAATGCGCACGCCGCGGGGTAGCCGCCGAAGGGCTGGAACACGCCCGGATAGGCCTCGCAGCCGCCCAGCCCCAATCCGGCGGCGATGTGCAGGTTGATCAGGTGGCCGCCATGCGGGTGCAGGCAGGAGCGCCCGAAGCCGGCCGCCTCGACCGCCGCCATCATGCGCAGGTACTCGGTCAAGCCGTACGACAGCCCCGGGTCCATCTGCAGGATATCGCGGCCGGGCCGCACGCCGGCGAAATGCAGCAGGTTCCTGACGTCGGGCAGCGAGAACAGGTTCTCGCCGGTGGCGATGGTGCCCGCGTAGGCCTGCGCCACCAGGCTGTTCAGGTGGTAATCGAGCGGGTCGCCGATTTCCTCGTACCAGCGCAAGCCATAGGGCTCGAGCGCGCGCGCATAGGCCAGCGCGGTATCCAGGTCGAAGCGTCCGTTGGCGTCGACCGCCAGGTTGGCGCCCTCGCCCGCCACGCCGAGCGCGGCCTCGATGCGGGCCAGATCGTCGGCCAGCGAGGCGCCGCCGATCTTCATCTTGAACTTGACGAAGCCCTGGTCGAGATAGCCGCGGAACTCGTCGCGCAGCCGCTGCAGCGGATCGCCGCTGTCGTAGTAGTAGCCGCCGGCCGCATAGACCTGGGTGGCGCCGGCTTGCGCCGGCCGTCCGACGTGGCGCGCGATGGTGCAATAGGCGGGCTCGTCGCGCAGCTTGGCGTTCAGGTCCCAGAACGCCAGTTCCAGCGCGCCCACGGCCGCCGCCCGGTCGCCGTGCCCGCCCGGTTTCTCGTTGCGCAGCATGATGGCGCTGGCGCGCGCCGGGTCGAACGCCTGCCCGCCGTCATCGAGCAGCTCGTGCGGCGCGGCCTGCAGCAGGCGCGGGATGAAGCGCTCGCGCATCAGCCCGGGCTGGGCGTAGCGGCCGATCGAATCGAAGGCGTAGCCGATGAGCGGCCGGCCGTCGCGCACGACGTCGCTGACCAGGGCGACCAGCGAGACCGTGTGCTCGGCGAAACTGACCAGCGAGTTGGAGATGTTGCCCTGCAGGGGAACGGCGATTTCTCGTATGGCGGTGATGCGCATGGATACTGGATAGGAAGGGTTACTGGACGGTGATGCCGGCGGCCTGGATGATCTGCGACCAGCGCTGCGTATCGGCCTTGATGAGTTCGGCGAACGCCGCCTGGGTATCGACCACGGGCCAGGCGCCCAGCTCCACCATGCATTTCTTCATGTCTTCGGTCTGCAAGGCGCTGGCCAGGGCGGCGTGGATCTTCTCCAGCACAGGCGCGGGCGTGCCGGCCGGCGCCAGCAGGCCATACCAGCTGGGCGAATCGAAGTCCTTCACGCCGCCTTCGGCGATGGTGGGCACCTTGGGCGCGCCGGGAAAACGCTGTCCCGAGGTCACCGCGATGGCTTTCAGCTTGCCGTCGCGCAGGAACGGCTCGGCCACCGCCAGGCCGGTGATCAGCAGCGGGATCTGGCCGGACACCACATCGGAGATGGCCTGGGCGCCGCTCTTGTAGGGAATGTGCGTCATGCTCATGCCAGTGGCGCGGTTCAGGCGCTCGCCCACCAGGTGGCCCAT
It encodes:
- a CDS encoding mandelate racemase/muconate lactonizing enzyme family protein; its protein translation is MRITAIREIAVPLQGNISNSLVSFAEHTVSLVALVSDVVRDGRPLIGYAFDSIGRYAQPGLMRERFIPRLLQAAPHELLDDGGQAFDPARASAIMLRNEKPGGHGDRAAAVGALELAFWDLNAKLRDEPAYCTIARHVGRPAQAGATQVYAAGGYYYDSGDPLQRLRDEFRGYLDQGFVKFKMKIGGASLADDLARIEAALGVAGEGANLAVDANGRFDLDTALAYARALEPYGLRWYEEIGDPLDYHLNSLVAQAYAGTIATGENLFSLPDVRNLLHFAGVRPGRDILQMDPGLSYGLTEYLRMMAAVEAAGFGRSCLHPHGGHLINLHIAAGLGLGGCEAYPGVFQPFGGYPAACALGAGQVRPTDAPGFGLEQKQELAPYISVLAHGKA